One Myxocyprinus asiaticus isolate MX2 ecotype Aquarium Trade chromosome 20, UBuf_Myxa_2, whole genome shotgun sequence genomic region harbors:
- the LOC127411414 gene encoding gap junction epsilon-1 protein-like isoform X1, whose translation MSLNYIKNFYEGCLRPPTVIGQFHTLFFGSVRMFFLGVLGFAVYGNEALHFSCDPDRRELNLFCYNQFRPVTPQVFWALQLVTVLVPGAVFHLYAAYKNIDQEDILEQPTYTVFYIISVLLRIVLEVAAFWLQSRLFGFLVHSLYFCDASSLEKAFNFTKCMVPEHFEKTIFLSAMYIFTIITMILCMAEIFEILCRRLGYLANQQQP comes from the exons CTCCGGCCTCCAACTGTGATTGGTCAGTTCCACACCCTGTTTTTTGGCTCTGTGCGCATGTTCTTCCTGGGTGTTCTGGGGTTTGCAGTTTATGGGAATGAGGCCCTTCACTTCAGCTGTGATCCTGACAGAAGAGAGCTCAACCTCTTCTGTTATAATCAGTTTAGACCTGTGACGCCCCAG GTGTTTTGGGCTCTTCAGCTAGTGACTGTGCTCGTTCCAGGAGCTGTGTTCCATCTATATGCAGCCTATAAAAACATTGACCAAGAGGATATTCTGGAACAACCAACATACACTGTGTTCTACATCATTTCTGTCCTCTTGCGAATTGTCCTTGAGGTGGCAGCATTCTGGCTTCAGAGTCGTCTCTTTGGATTCCTGGTTCATTCATTGTACTTCTGTGATGCCAGTTCACTGGAGAAAGCTTTCAACTTTACCAAGTGTATGGTGCCCGAGCACTTCGAAAAGACCATCTTCCTCAGTGCAATGTATATTTTCACCATTATCACCATGATTTTGTGTATGGCTGAGATATTTGAAATACTCTGCAGAAGGCTGGGCTATCTAGCAAATCAACAACAACCATGA
- the LOC127411414 gene encoding gap junction epsilon-1 protein-like isoform X2: MRRTNNSPLGLQLLRPPTVIGQFHTLFFGSVRMFFLGVLGFAVYGNEALHFSCDPDRRELNLFCYNQFRPVTPQVFWALQLVTVLVPGAVFHLYAAYKNIDQEDILEQPTYTVFYIISVLLRIVLEVAAFWLQSRLFGFLVHSLYFCDASSLEKAFNFTKCMVPEHFEKTIFLSAMYIFTIITMILCMAEIFEILCRRLGYLANQQQP; this comes from the exons CTCCGGCCTCCAACTGTGATTGGTCAGTTCCACACCCTGTTTTTTGGCTCTGTGCGCATGTTCTTCCTGGGTGTTCTGGGGTTTGCAGTTTATGGGAATGAGGCCCTTCACTTCAGCTGTGATCCTGACAGAAGAGAGCTCAACCTCTTCTGTTATAATCAGTTTAGACCTGTGACGCCCCAG GTGTTTTGGGCTCTTCAGCTAGTGACTGTGCTCGTTCCAGGAGCTGTGTTCCATCTATATGCAGCCTATAAAAACATTGACCAAGAGGATATTCTGGAACAACCAACATACACTGTGTTCTACATCATTTCTGTCCTCTTGCGAATTGTCCTTGAGGTGGCAGCATTCTGGCTTCAGAGTCGTCTCTTTGGATTCCTGGTTCATTCATTGTACTTCTGTGATGCCAGTTCACTGGAGAAAGCTTTCAACTTTACCAAGTGTATGGTGCCCGAGCACTTCGAAAAGACCATCTTCCTCAGTGCAATGTATATTTTCACCATTATCACCATGATTTTGTGTATGGCTGAGATATTTGAAATACTCTGCAGAAGGCTGGGCTATCTAGCAAATCAACAACAACCATGA